TTTCCCGGCTTTGCCCGTGAGAACTGGAAAACTATCCGTGAATCGCTGTCAGATTGCAGCTATTGAGGAGTTCTTCCAGGAAAAAGACACCGAGTTATTGCTTGGTAATCATATCGAACCGGGACTTTTCAGTGACTTTAATGTCGCTCGTGTTCTTGATAAAGTTTTCGATACCGGCACGCAGAAGATCTTTTCAAAGATCGCGCAAAATGCCATCAACATATTCGATATCGATCCACAGCGGGTTCACTTTGATACCACA
This genomic interval from Pseudomonadota bacterium contains the following:
- a CDS encoding DUF4277 domain-containing protein, which produces MPVRTGKLSVNRCQIAAIEEFFQEKDTELLLGNHIEPGLFSDFNVARVLDKVFDTGTQKIFSKIAQNAINIFDIDPQRVHFDTT